The Burkholderia ambifaria AMMD genome contains the following window.
CACTTCTTCGAGACCTATCGCCCGAGCTCGCTGATCGCCCGCATGATCGAAGCCGACGAGATCGCCGCCATGGTGGCCTTGCTGGCCAGTCCGTTGGGCGCAGCATCCAACGGCGCGGCGGTGCGCGTCGAAGGCGGCACCTTCCGGTCGATTCTCTGAACGGGTGCGTCGATATGTCCGCCCATGTCATCGTCGCGCTCGTCGAAGCGAAGCAAGGTTATGAGGCGGTGCTGGTGCAAGCGCAGCGGGAACTTGTCGAAATGGCGCGCAACCAGTCCGGCTGTCTCAGCTACGAACTGCATGAATCGCTGGAGCAGCCCGGGACGGTGGTCTTCTTCGAGCAATGGCTGGACCGTGCGTCCTGGGAGCATCACATGCGCAGCCCGCTGATGGACGCATTCCGCGCGAGCGCTGGTCAGTGGATCGAAAACTTCCAGTTGCTGCATCTGCGCCAAATCGCATAACCCCGTCCAACTCACCGACTACCCCTCATCATGTTCAAGCGCTCGAATCGAGTCACGGCAATTGCGTTCGCCTTTGCCTTCATCAGTTGCGCGACTGCAGCGACTGCGGCGGCCGATACCCGGCTCGAGCGCTGGCGAAGCTATGCCGGAGTAAGTTGGGAGACTCCGAAAGGCGATGGGGATCCCGCGCCGTTCGCAGGCTCGGTCAATGCACCGATTGCCGGCCTTCATTTCGATGCACGCGGCGCCGCATACGTGAGTACGCCGCGCTTCGTCGCGGCATCGACGCCGGCGACGCTCAGCAGGCTGGATACGCGATCGACGACCGGCCCGGCGCGGCTGACGCCATTTCCGTCGATGGAAGGCAATGCCATATCGACCGCGCCTGCCGAGCATTTGCGCAACGTGCTGGGCTTTTACGTCGACCGCACAAACGATTGGTTATGGGCGCTCGACATGGGGTTCGTTGCCGGCGAATCCGAAGCACCCGCGGGCGCCCAGAAAATCGTGGTGTTCGATCTGAAGTCGGGACGAATTGTGAAGCGCATCGGCCTCGACGGCGTGGCCGATCGTGCCGGCAGTTTCCTCAACGACATCGTGGTCGACGAACGCAGGCGCATTGCCTACGTTTCCGACAGTGGCTCGCGCAGTGCGCCCGATAACAAGGTGGGCTTGATTGTTGCCGACTTCGCTTCGGGTACCGCACGGCGTGTGCTGGACAGGCATCCGGATTTGCAGGTCGAAGCGGGGGTGAAGGTCGTTTCCCATGGCGCTGAAGTATGGCCGGGAAAGCCGCTGCTGATCGGTATCAACGGAATCGCGCTGTCGCCGGACGGCGCAACGCTGTACTGGACGGTGACGACGGGGACACGCGTACGTTCGGTTCCGACCGCCGTTCTGAGACAGCACGGTTCGACGGATGCCGAGATTGCCGCGGAGATTCGTGATCTTGGCGCCGTTGGCAGCAATACGGACGGCATGGTGACGGATTCGCGGGGCGCGCTCTACATTACCGACGTCACGCATAACGGCATTGTGAAGTACGAACCGCGCACGGGGGCGATGTCGTTGATCGCATCTGACGATGGCGTGCATTGGCCGGATACGCCGGCGGTGCTGCCGAATGGCGATCTGGTCTTTACGGCTAGTGCGCTGAATGATCACGTCGCGGGGCGGGTCGCCAGTGGGCACGAGCGCTACGAGTTGTGGCGGATGTCGATTGGGGGCAAGTGATTGAAAATCGGTGGTGCGTGTGTATCGGTCGATAGATGGTTTATAGCCTGCCGGGAATGTAACCGCGTATGGGCTTGTGGTGTTGGCTCTTGGCAGGAGGGCGATGGGGACCGAAAAC
Protein-coding sequences here:
- a CDS encoding putative quinol monooxygenase, which gives rise to MSAHVIVALVEAKQGYEAVLVQAQRELVEMARNQSGCLSYELHESLEQPGTVVFFEQWLDRASWEHHMRSPLMDAFRASAGQWIENFQLLHLRQIA
- a CDS encoding L-dopachrome tautomerase-related protein translates to MFKRSNRVTAIAFAFAFISCATAATAAADTRLERWRSYAGVSWETPKGDGDPAPFAGSVNAPIAGLHFDARGAAYVSTPRFVAASTPATLSRLDTRSTTGPARLTPFPSMEGNAISTAPAEHLRNVLGFYVDRTNDWLWALDMGFVAGESEAPAGAQKIVVFDLKSGRIVKRIGLDGVADRAGSFLNDIVVDERRRIAYVSDSGSRSAPDNKVGLIVADFASGTARRVLDRHPDLQVEAGVKVVSHGAEVWPGKPLLIGINGIALSPDGATLYWTVTTGTRVRSVPTAVLRQHGSTDAEIAAEIRDLGAVGSNTDGMVTDSRGALYITDVTHNGIVKYEPRTGAMSLIASDDGVHWPDTPAVLPNGDLVFTASALNDHVAGRVASGHERYELWRMSIGGK